The Drosophila teissieri strain GT53w chromosome X, Prin_Dtei_1.1, whole genome shotgun sequence genome has a segment encoding these proteins:
- the LOC122623222 gene encoding protein giant, giving the protein MLMHEKLMAGQFFDLKTDRKPLLHHHQYQHHQQQPLHHLPHSQLPVQGSLGLPKMDLYTAYAYQQQLLGAALSQQQQQQQQQQQHQQMQQQQQTSSAEVLDLSRRCDSVETPRKTPSPYQTSYSYGSGSPSASPTSNLLYAAQMQQQQQQHQQQQQQQQQQQLASLYPAFYYSNIKQEQATPTAAPPKVTPTANLLQTFAAASAAAAAAAAASATNSPRPASNASTMQIDVLENPQSPAVEATTPTTSSSGEAGKNTRPFKAFPRDPLVIAANFAATDVLLDNPRVERYTEYRKRVLEQIRSSNGGSRTVTNPKMRRTNSRSGSVNEGSSSNNNSESEDRAAAEESSDCDSQAGNFEGKSATSSSSNLANATAANSGISSGSQVKDAAYYERRRKNNAAAKKSRDRRRIKEDEIAIRAAYLERQNIELLCQIDALKAQLAAFTSAKVTTA; this is encoded by the exons ATGCTAATGCACGAGAAACTCATGGCCGGGCAGTTCTTCGATCTCAAGACTG ATCGCAAGCCActgctgcaccaccaccagtaccagcaccaccagcagcagccactgcaCCACTTGCCGCACAGCCAACTGCCGGTTCAGGGATCCTTGGGCCTGCCCAAAATGGATCTGTACACGGCCTACGCctaccagcagcagttgctggGAGCTGCCCtcagtcagcagcagcagcaacagcaacagcagcagcaacatcagcagatgcagcagcagcagcagacctCCTCTGCAGAGGTCCTGGATCTTTCCCGTCGCTGTGACAGCGTCGAGACGCCCAGGAAGACGCCCTCGCCCTACCAAACAAGCTACAGCTACGGCAGTGGCTCCCCCTCGGCCTCGCCCACCAGCAATCTTCTGTACGCCGcccagatgcagcagcagcagcagcaacatcagcagcaacagcagcagcagcagcagcaacaactggcCTCCCTCTATCCCGCTTTCTACTACAGCAACATCAAGCAGGAGcaagccacgcccactgctgCTCCGCCCAAGGTCACACCAACCGCCAACCTTCTGCAGACCTTTGCTGCCGCCTCTGCTgcggccgccgctgctgctgccgcttccgCGACCAACTCACCCAGACCCGCCAGCAACGCCAGCACCATGCAGATCGATGTCCTGGAGAATCCCCAGTCGCCGGCTGTGGAGgccaccacgcccaccacctCCAGCAGCGGCGAGGCGGGAAAGAACACACGCCCCTTCAAGGCCTTTCCCCGGGATCCCCTGGTAATAGCTGCCAATTTCGCGGCCACTGATGTCCTGCTGGACAATCCGCGAGTGGAGCGCTACACGGAATACAGGAAGCGGGTGCTTGAGCAAATCCGCAGCTCCAACGGAGGATCGCGCACCGTAACCAACCCCAAAATGCGAAGGACTAACTCACGAAGTGGATCCGTCAACGAAGGCAGCTCCtcgaacaacaacagcgaaagCGAGGATCGCGCTGCCGCGGAGGAGTCTAGCGACTGCGACTCCCAGGCGGGCAACTTCGAGGGCAAGTCCGccaccagcagctccagcaactTGGCCAACGCCACTGCCGCCAACTCGGGCATCAGCTCGGGCAGCCAGGTCAAGGATGCCGCCTACTACGAGAGACGCCGCAAGAACAATGCCGCCGCCAAGAAGTCCCGCGATCGTCGCCGCATCAAGGAGGATGAGATCGCCATCAGGGCCGCCTATCTGGAGCGCCAGAACATCGAGCTCCTGTGCCAGATCGACGCCCTCAAGGCCCAGCTGGCCGCCTTCACCTCCGCCAAAGTAACCACCGCCTAA
- the LOC122623812 gene encoding uncharacterized protein LOC122623812: MLKWTASAQRLNEIPVHDEEANQQRMPAQRSRLQRRQRRQRRATIANKENVPDSAVGYTSTPVPIAARLLNSPLVLAPLSDIRNVTPEAVVRSQAPQRVQSVRYATTLPRFAEDYSPNGLPSGQHLALRGLAPLDPFLGQPRYIVGAGAGAGVGQLKQRRLDADFVATMEPELQEPQVLAKAEVRPSPPQPASSTQMGDQTLDRLIDAILDSACKADASSKKKPRRSTFNLRRRTLVKQQMESHCPQEVLSPSYAPGDDPAADLSFGLVPLPVQSLLATPEPASPLARIPHNLLVQLATPVATPVPAAAKPAPCDNTFCMETPLKALKRSRKEIVAKESPIKRFKVDERNYFEVGLALPSSIYV, encoded by the coding sequence atGCTGAAGTGGACGGCATCGGCGCAGCGCCTGAACGAGATTCCCGTGCACGACGAGGAGGCCAACCAGCAGCGGATGCCGGCCCAGCGGAGCAGACTGCAGCGGCGACAGCGCCGCCAGCGCAGGGCCACCATTGCCAACAAGGAGAACGTGCCCGACTCCGCCGTGGGCTACACCTCCACGCCAGTGCCCATCGCCGCCCGGCTGCTCAACAGTCCGCTGGTGCTGGCGCCGCTCAGCGATATCCGGAACGTCACCCCGGAGGCGGTGGTGCGCAGCCAGGCGCCCCAACGGGTGCAGAGTGTGCGATACGCCACCACATTGCCCCGCTTCGCCGAGGACTACTCGCCCAACGGACTGCCCAGTGGCCAGCACCTGGCGCTGCGTGGCCTGGCGCCGCTGGATCCCTTCCTGGGCCAACCGCGCTACATAGTgggtgcgggtgcgggtgCAGGAGTTGGCCAACTCAAGCAGCGTCGCCTAGACGCGGACTTTGTGGCCACCATGGAGCCGGAGTTGCAGGAGCCGCAGGTGCTGGCCAAGGCGGAAGTGCGTCCAAGCCCGCCGCAGCCCGCCTCCTCCACGCAGATGGGCGACCAGACCCTGGACCGCCTCATCGACGCCATCCTGGACTCCGCCTGCAAGGCGGACGCCAGCAGCAAGAAGAAGCCGCGCAGGTCCACCTTCAATCTGCGCCGGCGCACCCTGGTCAAGCAGCAGATGGAGTCGCACTGCCCCCAGGAGGTGCTGTCGCCATCCTACGCACCCGGCGACGATCCGGCCGCGGACCTGAGCTTCGGCCTGGTGCCCCTGCCCGTGCAGAGCCTGCTGGCCACGCCGGAACCGGCCTCGCCGCTGGCCAGGATTCCACACAACTTGCTGGTCCAGCTGGCCACTCCGGTGGCCACTCCGGTGCCCGCCGCCGCCAAGCCTGCGCCATGCGACAACACCTTCTGCATGGAGACGCCGCTGAAGGCGCTGAAGCGCAGCCGCAAGGAGATCGTCGCCAAGGAGTCGCCCATCAAGCGCTTCAAGGTCGACGAGCGCAACTACTTCGAGGTGGGACTGGCCCTGCCCTCCTCCATCTATGTCTGA